The Acinetobacter defluvii genome includes a region encoding these proteins:
- a CDS encoding NAD(P)/FAD-dependent oxidoreductase, protein MNSIQHTDVLIIGAGPSGSSAAALLRKKGYAVTIIEKQYFPRFSIGESLLPQSMVFLEEAGLLDTIKNHVEERAFQFKNGAAFLKGQQRSFYDFTEKFSEGPGTTWQVRRADFDHLLAQQAEQFGTEIRFGHEVVAVDVASKHPILTVKNEQAETYQIQAQFLLDASGFGRILPKFLDLESPSDFPVRRAIFTHIEDGILDDPDFDREKILITVHEKDPRAWYWLIPFADGRASFGIVGEQDFFDAYQFNDTSPETLQATFARILADDPALSHVLRNKKFDTPVRTLVGYSADVKHLAAQNYALLGNAGEFLDPVFSSGVTIALKSSSLAVPLVERTLQGGQVDWMQEYEKPLRKGIQVFRAYVEAWYDGEFQDVVFSKNQNDKIRRMIASLLAGYAWDDKNPIHKNAKQRLITLAEYCREGQSPVAMVGME, encoded by the coding sequence ATGAATTCAATTCAACATACAGATGTATTAATTATAGGGGCAGGACCTTCAGGCAGTTCAGCAGCCGCATTATTAAGAAAAAAAGGCTATGCGGTTACCATCATTGAGAAACAATATTTTCCACGTTTTTCGATTGGGGAATCTTTACTTCCACAGTCGATGGTATTTTTAGAGGAAGCTGGTCTATTAGATACCATTAAAAATCATGTTGAAGAACGTGCTTTTCAGTTTAAAAATGGTGCAGCTTTTTTAAAAGGGCAGCAACGTAGTTTTTATGACTTTACTGAAAAGTTTAGTGAAGGACCTGGCACAACATGGCAAGTACGTCGTGCGGATTTTGATCATTTATTGGCACAGCAAGCGGAGCAGTTTGGTACAGAAATTCGTTTTGGGCACGAAGTTGTGGCGGTGGATGTAGCATCTAAACATCCTATTTTGACAGTTAAAAATGAACAGGCTGAAACGTATCAAATTCAAGCTCAATTCTTATTAGATGCCAGTGGTTTTGGGCGCATTTTGCCCAAATTTTTAGACCTTGAAAGTCCATCAGATTTTCCTGTGCGTCGTGCAATTTTTACCCATATTGAAGATGGGATTTTGGATGATCCTGATTTTGATCGTGAAAAGATTTTAATTACGGTACATGAAAAAGATCCACGTGCATGGTATTGGTTGATTCCTTTTGCTGATGGTCGTGCATCCTTTGGTATAGTGGGAGAGCAAGACTTCTTTGATGCTTATCAATTTAATGATACTAGTCCTGAAACTTTGCAAGCGACATTTGCACGTATCCTAGCTGATGATCCAGCTTTGTCGCATGTGCTACGCAACAAAAAGTTTGATACCCCAGTAAGGACTTTGGTCGGGTACTCTGCTGATGTTAAACATTTAGCTGCACAAAACTATGCATTACTCGGTAATGCAGGTGAGTTTTTAGATCCTGTATTTTCTTCGGGTGTAACCATTGCCTTAAAATCTTCAAGTTTAGCTGTACCTTTAGTGGAGCGTACCCTCCAAGGGGGACAGGTAGATTGGATGCAAGAATATGAAAAGCCATTACGTAAAGGGATTCAAGTGTTTCGTGCTTATGTAGAAGCGTGGTATGACGGTGAGTTTCAGGACGTGGTATTTTCAAAAAATCAGAATGATAAAATTCGTCGTATGATTGCCTCTTTGCTCGCGGGTTATGCATGGGATGATAAAAATCCAATTCATAAAAATGCCAAACAGCGTTTAATTACGTTGGCGGAGTACTGTCGAGAAGGGCAGTCACCCGTGGCTATGGTTGGGATGGAATAA
- a CDS encoding MMPL family transporter has product MLFSSWQNKFTALWVAVLLIVASYLTYAWLQRDIHIQTNIFALLPEEKQDHAAEQTQKYVSEQLNNKVFLVVDAPNGQVMQQATDLLKQRVAKTNLWQPLKPQLDTEKFAQTLYQHHAGLLSADDIALLKQHDYASLTEQALLQIMSPGMPISADLLQKDPLLLFPRFAMNLSSQKTDQTIEMEHGFATIHDEKGNSRFFSLELTQSPYNIDYQENTTDWMQQLDADLTKIGAKTHWTGTLLFSSFGTQSAEKEISTIGLGSSLGVLLLVWFGFRSLRPMLTEFIAVSSGCLLAFAITHGVFGEIHLMTLVFGASLVGVCVDFSFYFMALQSQHPKVNGFKVLKPVLPSLFMGLMTTLVAYVFLTFTPFPGFKQIAVFSIVGLSAAWITSILLLPRLKALNAQPAIDTLHFIGRTRDYVLSHDRLRFCMIAMIAVVSISSLYFLKANDDIRNLQSMDQKLKQEDHYVRERFGQQQSSDYFVIRAKDTAELEQLEQDLLVKLNQLQQQGQLQSVQAIGQSVPSLATQRANIQLLQQIPKADLESYATAMQLNVNDILNWQQQLSQQPLLTMSTFAQHPLAFLQVNNHERLVMVQGVQQTQPLAQLQTAQIHFLQPVSSLSALFHDHRIQAQYLLFYALVALLIGLAVIYGIKSIVALILPVSLALLSTFAVQAWLGVEINLFSVMGTFLIIGIGVDYAIFYRHGHDHPQVVGMALFLCMMSTLLGFGLLSFSHTYAIHCFGLTVLFGVIFSFIYATIFTKADNKHRIILQNQQDS; this is encoded by the coding sequence ATGCTCTTTTCAAGTTGGCAAAATAAATTTACTGCGCTTTGGGTTGCTGTATTATTGATCGTGGCAAGCTATCTGACTTATGCATGGTTGCAGCGTGACATTCATATACAAACCAATATCTTTGCTTTGTTGCCAGAAGAAAAACAAGATCATGCCGCTGAGCAAACACAGAAATATGTTAGTGAACAACTGAATAATAAAGTTTTTTTGGTGGTTGATGCACCGAATGGTCAAGTGATGCAACAAGCAACGGATTTGCTTAAGCAACGTGTGGCTAAGACGAATTTATGGCAACCACTCAAACCACAGTTAGATACAGAAAAATTTGCACAAACCTTATATCAGCATCATGCAGGTTTGCTCAGTGCTGATGATATTGCTTTGTTAAAACAACATGATTATGCCAGTTTAACTGAGCAAGCATTATTGCAAATCATGAGTCCAGGTATGCCGATCAGTGCTGATTTATTACAAAAAGATCCTTTGTTGTTGTTTCCCCGTTTTGCCATGAATTTGTCCAGTCAGAAAACGGATCAAACGATTGAGATGGAGCACGGCTTTGCAACCATTCATGATGAAAAAGGTAATTCTCGCTTTTTTAGTTTAGAGCTGACACAAAGTCCTTATAATATTGATTATCAAGAAAATACGACAGATTGGATGCAACAACTGGACGCTGATTTAACTAAAATCGGGGCGAAAACGCATTGGACTGGCACACTTTTATTTTCAAGCTTTGGCACACAATCGGCTGAAAAAGAAATTTCTACGATTGGCTTAGGCTCAAGTTTGGGTGTGTTGTTATTGGTTTGGTTTGGTTTTCGGTCTTTGCGTCCCATGTTGACTGAGTTTATTGCAGTCAGTAGTGGGTGTTTGTTGGCATTTGCTATCACGCATGGGGTATTTGGTGAAATTCATCTGATGACTTTGGTTTTTGGCGCAAGTTTGGTCGGGGTATGTGTTGATTTTTCTTTTTATTTTATGGCATTGCAGTCGCAACATCCAAAAGTGAATGGTTTTAAAGTTTTAAAACCAGTATTACCCAGTTTATTCATGGGGTTGATGACGACTTTGGTCGCCTATGTATTTTTAACGTTTACACCTTTTCCAGGTTTTAAACAAATTGCGGTATTTTCTATTGTTGGGCTGAGTGCAGCATGGATCACAAGTATTTTATTGTTGCCACGCTTGAAAGCTTTAAATGCACAACCTGCGATTGATACTTTACACTTTATTGGTCGTACACGAGATTATGTACTCAGCCATGATCGCTTACGCTTTTGCATGATCGCTATGATTGCGGTGGTGTCGATCAGTAGTTTGTATTTTCTAAAAGCCAATGATGACATTCGTAATTTACAAAGCATGGATCAAAAGCTGAAACAAGAAGATCATTATGTACGTGAGCGTTTTGGGCAACAGCAAAGTAGTGATTATTTTGTGATTCGTGCCAAGGATACAGCTGAACTCGAGCAACTTGAACAAGATTTATTGGTCAAATTAAATCAGTTACAGCAACAAGGGCAGTTGCAAAGTGTACAAGCCATTGGGCAATCTGTCCCATCCTTGGCAACACAACGTGCCAATATTCAACTGTTACAACAGATTCCTAAAGCTGACCTAGAGAGCTATGCCACAGCCATGCAGTTGAATGTAAATGATATTCTGAATTGGCAGCAGCAGCTTTCCCAGCAACCATTATTAACAATGTCTACTTTTGCGCAACATCCCTTGGCATTTTTACAGGTCAATAATCACGAACGCCTGGTGATGGTGCAAGGTGTGCAGCAGACACAACCATTGGCACAGTTACAAACAGCACAGATTCACTTTTTACAACCTGTTAGTAGCTTATCTGCATTATTTCATGATCATCGTATTCAAGCACAGTATTTACTGTTTTATGCTTTGGTGGCATTGCTGATCGGATTGGCTGTGATTTATGGTATCAAATCTATTGTGGCGTTGATTTTACCTGTCAGTTTGGCTTTGCTCAGTACGTTTGCTGTACAAGCGTGGCTCGGTGTAGAAATTAACTTGTTTAGTGTTATGGGGACATTTTTGATTATTGGGATTGGGGTAGACTATGCGATTTTTTATCGGCATGGGCATGATCATCCACAAGTCGTGGGGATGGCATTATTTTTATGTATGATGTCGACGTTACTCGGCTTTGGTTTATTGTCTTTTAGTCATACCTATGCCATTCATTGTTTTGGTTTAACTGTTTTATTTGGTGTTATATTTTCATTTATTTATGCCACGATTTTTACGAAAGCAGATAATAAACATCGTATTATTTTACAGAATCAGCAAGATAGCTGA
- a CDS encoding DUF3261 domain-containing protein, with protein MPNTWKKCALTLLMIIPLSACQQFLPKAQGLATTQWTAQHYQRQDQVEVQWKEHSFSFLLYQQQTGQDLDFLALSLTGQQLFKLHFDGQKVTVEQRIDAMRLLPFEFVVRDVLFATYPRFIEHPPKNVQVNKLDTNNGLVQEIEINQQKVLNIRHTTAQIEVENVQVPYQMVFSEVANTLENNE; from the coding sequence ATGCCGAATACATGGAAGAAGTGTGCTTTAACTTTGTTAATGATCATACCATTAAGTGCTTGTCAGCAGTTTTTGCCTAAAGCCCAAGGTTTAGCCACTACGCAATGGACTGCGCAGCATTATCAACGTCAAGATCAAGTTGAAGTACAGTGGAAAGAACATAGTTTTAGCTTTTTACTATATCAACAACAGACAGGTCAAGACTTGGACTTTTTGGCTTTGAGCTTAACGGGGCAGCAGTTGTTCAAATTACATTTCGATGGTCAAAAAGTCACTGTTGAACAACGTATCGATGCAATGCGGTTGTTACCTTTTGAATTTGTCGTCCGTGATGTTTTATTTGCAACTTATCCACGTTTTATTGAACATCCTCCTAAAAATGTTCAAGTAAATAAACTTGATACCAACAATGGCTTGGTTCAGGAAATTGAAATTAATCAACAAAAAGTATTAAATATTCGCCATACAACTGCACAGATTGAGGTGGAGAATGTGCAAGTGCCTTATCAAATGGTGTTTAGCGAAGTAGCCAATACTTTAGAAAATAATGAGTAA
- a CDS encoding acyl-CoA thioesterase encodes MHADVIIEIPFHDVDTMNIVWHGHYIKYFEIARCKLLDEFQYNYVQMKASGYAWPVIESYVRYVQGIEFQQKIRVRAILKEWENRLKIEYQIFDADSGKRLTKGFTSQVAVNIDTREMCFQSPSVLFERLNAWSAFQPA; translated from the coding sequence ATGCATGCTGATGTGATTATTGAAATTCCATTTCATGATGTGGATACCATGAACATTGTTTGGCATGGACATTACATTAAATATTTTGAGATCGCGCGCTGTAAATTACTGGATGAGTTTCAGTACAACTATGTGCAAATGAAAGCATCAGGTTATGCGTGGCCAGTGATTGAAAGTTATGTACGTTATGTACAAGGTATTGAGTTTCAACAGAAAATACGGGTACGTGCCATTTTAAAAGAATGGGAAAATCGTTTGAAAATCGAGTATCAAATTTTCGATGCTGATTCAGGTAAACGTTTAACCAAAGGCTTTACTTCACAAGTTGCAGTGAATATTGACACGCGAGAAATGTGTTTCCAATCACCTTCTGTTTTGTTTGAGCGTTTAAATGCCTGGTCGGCTTTTCAGCCTGCTTAG
- a CDS encoding ApeP family dehydratase has product MNILPSVNAIDFIPHQKPMVFIDDLVEIGENYAVAQLSIRPELMFCEAQGLPTWSSIELMAQTISAYAGSQGQALGQAPKIGFLLGTRKLHLPVSFFEMDKIVTVRAERQYLHEGLGQFACEIYYQGYTISAILSVYEPE; this is encoded by the coding sequence ATGAATATATTACCCAGTGTAAATGCAATAGATTTTATTCCCCATCAAAAACCGATGGTGTTTATTGATGATCTGGTTGAGATCGGGGAAAATTATGCTGTGGCACAGTTAAGCATTCGCCCTGAACTCATGTTTTGTGAAGCACAAGGTTTGCCAACATGGTCAAGTATTGAGTTAATGGCACAAACCATCAGTGCTTATGCGGGTTCACAAGGTCAAGCGTTAGGGCAAGCACCCAAAATAGGATTTCTTTTAGGCACACGAAAATTACATTTACCTGTGTCATTTTTTGAAATGGACAAGATCGTGACAGTCCGAGCAGAACGCCAATATTTGCATGAAGGATTGGGACAATTTGCCTGTGAGATTTATTATCAAGGTTATACAATCAGCGCTATATTGAGTGTATATGAACCTGAATAA
- a CDS encoding LolA family protein has product MACMTFSTASFAQNTQVSQIFTQLSATPIVRAHFQQQKSLASLNKTFVSNGTVLFSKQNGVLWQIQNPVQASLIVTPKKLVQKTQRTFSQIEIDKSPYGSVATLFLQLMSGNEAALVKNFNVVSANYSPTQWNVTLTPKSSLFKKLFVRVDAQGQRFVDRIVITEKANNATRIQFSQHTTQPVQMMASEDALFKLAK; this is encoded by the coding sequence ATGGCTTGTATGACTTTTTCAACAGCCAGTTTTGCACAAAATACGCAAGTCAGTCAGATTTTTACGCAATTGTCTGCCACCCCGATAGTACGTGCACATTTTCAACAACAAAAGAGCCTTGCGTCTTTAAATAAAACCTTTGTTTCCAATGGAACAGTTTTATTTTCTAAACAAAATGGGGTTTTGTGGCAAATTCAAAATCCAGTACAAGCCAGTTTAATTGTGACACCGAAAAAATTAGTACAAAAAACTCAACGTACTTTTAGTCAAATTGAAATTGATAAATCCCCTTATGGTTCTGTGGCGACCCTATTTTTACAGCTCATGTCAGGCAATGAAGCAGCATTGGTAAAAAACTTTAATGTGGTTTCAGCAAATTATTCACCGACACAGTGGAATGTGACGCTTACGCCAAAGAGCAGTTTGTTTAAAAAATTATTTGTACGTGTCGATGCGCAAGGGCAGCGTTTTGTGGATCGTATCGTCATTACTGAAAAAGCCAATAATGCAACCCGTATTCAATTTAGTCAGCATACGACTCAACCTGTTCAAATGATGGCGAGTGAAGATGCTCTTTTCAAGTTGGCAAAATAA
- a CDS encoding glycosyltransferase family 2 protein: MSKYGFVIPVYNHPHYIQALLEHLNQFALPIIVVNDGSDEACSQLLRTLATAFKHVVLLEHALNQGKGQAVMTGLNKAFELGLSHALQIDADGQHDWADIAKFLDISQQHPQAMVIGQPIFDDSVPKRRLYGRYATHIWVWINSLSFEIKDSMCGFRVYPLAQTIHILNTAKFQPRMGFDSEILVRLKWENVPFINVPTKVIYPEQGISHFHVWRDNLGMSKAHSRLLAGMLLRLPKLLKNKFTGSTDV; this comes from the coding sequence ATGTCTAAATATGGCTTTGTCATTCCTGTTTATAATCATCCGCATTATATTCAGGCTTTGCTAGAACATTTAAATCAATTTGCCCTGCCTATTATTGTGGTGAATGATGGAAGTGATGAAGCCTGTAGCCAATTATTACGCACATTAGCGACTGCATTTAAACATGTTGTGTTGCTGGAACATGCGTTAAATCAAGGCAAAGGTCAGGCAGTGATGACAGGTTTAAACAAAGCATTTGAGCTTGGTTTGAGTCATGCTTTACAAATAGATGCAGATGGGCAGCATGATTGGGCGGATATCGCAAAGTTTTTAGACATCTCTCAACAACATCCGCAAGCTATGGTGATTGGTCAGCCGATTTTTGATGACTCTGTCCCGAAAAGACGCTTATATGGACGTTATGCCACGCATATTTGGGTGTGGATCAACAGTTTATCTTTTGAAATTAAAGACAGTATGTGTGGCTTTCGAGTTTATCCACTGGCACAAACGATTCATATTTTAAATACTGCAAAATTTCAACCCCGTATGGGTTTTGATAGTGAGATTTTAGTACGTTTAAAATGGGAAAATGTCCCTTTCATCAATGTGCCGACCAAAGTGATTTATCCTGAACAAGGTATTTCACATTTTCATGTGTGGCGTGACAATTTAGGGATGAGCAAGGCGCATTCACGTTTATTGGCAGGCATGTTATTACGTTTGCCTAAATTATTAAAAAATAAATTCACAGGTTCAACGGATGTCTGA
- a CDS encoding LpxL/LpxP family acyltransferase, with protein MSESARPQWNQLKEKGGMLPLTLMLWFYRIGGRVLCRIVLYFVIMWYWLFSNLAKQASLEYLNKLHQFAGERSPFSQAPTFAQTYTHLMQFGECILDKIEGWLGSIPEQKLNLYGHAHFRAHYQKGAIIMVSHFGNVELLRAIKSEHPQKINVLVYQKHATKFNQFLKTINDKADIHLISVDELGIETAMLLQDKLDQGEWVILAADRVPVQSQRVQKVSFLGEDAQWPQGAWILASLLKVPLLAVFCYRQQDQFDVHIHMLADKVDLPRANRLATMQVITRQYVALLEQHCIRAPYQWFNFYHFWNK; from the coding sequence ATGTCTGAATCTGCTCGTCCACAATGGAATCAACTCAAAGAAAAGGGCGGCATGCTGCCACTGACTTTAATGTTGTGGTTCTATCGCATTGGTGGGCGAGTATTGTGTCGTATCGTATTGTATTTTGTGATCATGTGGTATTGGCTATTTTCGAATCTAGCCAAACAAGCTTCTTTAGAATATCTCAATAAATTACATCAGTTTGCAGGTGAACGCTCACCATTTTCACAAGCACCAACATTTGCGCAGACATATACGCATTTGATGCAATTTGGTGAATGTATTTTAGATAAAATTGAAGGGTGGTTAGGTTCGATTCCTGAGCAAAAGCTAAATTTGTATGGGCATGCGCATTTTCGTGCACATTATCAAAAAGGTGCGATCATTATGGTATCGCATTTTGGCAATGTAGAATTATTGCGCGCGATTAAATCCGAACATCCGCAAAAAATTAATGTGTTGGTTTATCAAAAGCATGCTACTAAATTCAATCAATTTTTAAAGACAATTAATGATAAAGCAGACATTCATTTGATCTCAGTCGATGAGTTAGGGATTGAAACTGCGATGTTACTACAAGATAAACTAGATCAAGGTGAATGGGTGATCTTAGCGGCAGATCGTGTGCCTGTGCAGTCACAACGTGTACAGAAAGTGAGTTTTTTAGGTGAGGATGCACAGTGGCCACAAGGTGCATGGATTTTGGCGAGTTTACTCAAAGTTCCTTTATTGGCAGTGTTTTGTTATCGGCAACAAGATCAGTTTGATGTACATATTCATATGTTGGCTGACAAAGTCGATTTACCGAGAGCAAATCGCTTGGCGACCATGCAAGTGATTACCCGTCAATATGTTGCTTTACTAGAACAGCATTGCATACGCGCACCTTATCAATGGTTTAATTTTTATCATTTTTGGAATAAGTAG
- a CDS encoding HAL/PAL/TAL family ammonia-lyase, translating into MQVLVIGEQALTIEQIVAVAQNRCRVTLPETAEWRNLIQRGADFLDQLLDEEGVIYGVTTGYGDSCLVEIPTHQVHELPLHLSRFHGCGLGQNLDLVTARAVVVTRLCSLARGYSGVSLALLERLVWILNENIIPVIPSEGSVGASGDLTPLSYIAGALVGERDVYLQSQEKIVPIAQVYADYQLQALVLRPKEGLALMNGTAVMTAIACLNYKKAEQISLTSSLVTALNVLALEGNPSHFDEVLFAQKPHQGQQQIAAQLRSWLNSEVQTEHQSPRLQDRYSLRCAPHIIGVFEDSKLWLRQFIENELNSSNDNPLIDPVNLRVLHGGHFYGGHIAQAMDSLKIMIANIADLMDRQLAQLVDHKMNHGLPRNLTGSSLERLPLNHGFKAVQIAVSAWTAEALKQTLAASIFSRSTECHNQDKVSMGTIAARDASRVILLTEQVMAALCCAAVQAIRLKGLSEELGDVLTQFQHWVLESFTFVEEDRPLQQDLQRLVDRFEQFDFLNADDQQLKWS; encoded by the coding sequence ATGCAAGTTTTAGTGATTGGGGAGCAAGCCTTAACAATCGAACAAATTGTGGCTGTAGCGCAAAATCGTTGCCGTGTGACACTGCCTGAAACAGCAGAATGGCGAAATTTGATTCAACGTGGTGCAGATTTTCTTGATCAATTGTTAGATGAAGAAGGTGTGATCTATGGTGTGACCACGGGTTATGGTGATTCCTGTCTTGTGGAGATCCCAACACATCAAGTCCATGAGTTACCACTACATTTATCACGTTTTCATGGCTGTGGTTTAGGGCAAAACTTAGATTTGGTTACAGCACGTGCAGTGGTCGTGACGCGTTTATGCTCTTTGGCACGGGGGTATTCAGGTGTGTCATTGGCATTGTTAGAACGTTTAGTATGGATACTGAATGAAAATATTATCCCTGTGATTCCATCTGAAGGTTCAGTCGGCGCAAGTGGTGATTTAACGCCATTGTCTTATATTGCAGGGGCATTGGTCGGTGAGCGTGATGTCTATTTACAATCACAAGAGAAGATTGTTCCCATTGCACAAGTCTATGCTGACTATCAACTTCAAGCTTTAGTTTTACGTCCAAAAGAAGGTTTGGCTTTGATGAATGGCACGGCAGTAATGACCGCAATTGCTTGCCTAAACTATAAAAAAGCTGAGCAAATTTCTTTAACGAGTAGCTTGGTAACTGCACTGAACGTTTTGGCTTTAGAAGGTAATCCAAGCCATTTTGATGAAGTATTATTTGCGCAAAAACCACATCAAGGCCAACAACAGATTGCAGCACAATTACGAAGTTGGCTAAACAGCGAAGTACAAACAGAACATCAAAGTCCACGTTTGCAAGACCGTTATTCATTACGTTGTGCACCGCATATTATTGGTGTTTTTGAGGATTCTAAACTGTGGTTACGTCAGTTTATTGAAAATGAATTGAACTCAAGCAATGATAATCCATTGATTGATCCAGTGAATTTGCGTGTTTTACATGGTGGACATTTTTATGGTGGACATATTGCACAAGCCATGGACAGTTTAAAAATTATGATTGCCAATATTGCGGACTTGATGGACCGACAACTTGCACAATTGGTCGATCATAAGATGAATCATGGTTTACCACGCAATTTAACAGGTTCAAGTCTTGAGCGTTTACCACTCAATCATGGTTTTAAAGCAGTACAAATCGCGGTGTCTGCATGGACAGCAGAAGCCTTAAAACAAACACTCGCAGCTTCAATTTTTTCACGTTCTACCGAATGTCATAATCAAGACAAAGTCAGTATGGGCACCATTGCAGCACGAGATGCCAGTCGCGTGATTTTATTGACGGAACAAGTGATGGCAGCACTTTGTTGTGCTGCAGTACAAGCGATTCGACTCAAAGGCTTATCTGAAGAATTAGGCGACGTGTTAACGCAGTTCCAACATTGGGTGCTTGAAAGCTTCACTTTTGTAGAGGAAGATCGCCCTTTACAACAGGATTTACAACGTTTGGTCGATCGTTTTGAACAGTTTGATTTTTTAAATGCCGATGATCAACAGTTGAAATGGAGCTAA
- a CDS encoding beta-ketoacyl-[acyl-carrier-protein] synthase family protein — translation MPEQIDAKYPAVGIQLSVGLSALGAGALQMQQALTQTDNTLSLRPDFILDKKVWVGACPVALIESVPEDLKSIETRNLRFALTALQGIEAELRSYTAQFDPKRLAIIIGTSTSGIADNEAELQRHFQGNQSAQVVQKKQEMDSLAKALQQYLAWDGVAYTISTACSSSAKALAAGQRLINAGLADAVLVGGVDTLCKLTLNGFNSLESLSNSICQPCGQHRDGINIGEAAALFLLSKETAPVMLMSAGESMDAWHISAPHPEGLGAAKAMQAALEMANLQAQEIGYLNLHGTATAQNDAMEIKAVQHVFQDYLVPLSSTKHKTGHCLGAAGAIEAMICTQVLKDQTWLPLHQHTIFDVEMDEQNFVENAKLPHKISYVMSNSFAFGGSNISLIFGTQLA, via the coding sequence ATGCCTGAACAGATAGATGCTAAATATCCTGCTGTGGGAATTCAACTTAGTGTTGGCTTGTCTGCTTTAGGGGCGGGGGCGCTACAGATGCAACAAGCATTGACCCAAACGGATAATACATTGAGTTTAAGACCAGACTTTATTTTGGATAAAAAAGTGTGGGTGGGTGCATGTCCAGTGGCTTTAATTGAATCTGTGCCAGAAGATTTAAAGTCGATTGAAACCCGAAACTTACGTTTTGCTTTAACTGCTTTACAAGGTATCGAGGCTGAGCTACGTTCATATACCGCCCAATTTGATCCTAAACGTTTAGCGATCATTATTGGAACTTCAACGTCAGGAATTGCAGACAATGAAGCTGAGTTGCAACGTCATTTTCAAGGTAATCAAAGTGCTCAAGTAGTGCAAAAAAAACAAGAGATGGACAGTTTAGCCAAAGCTTTACAACAGTATTTGGCTTGGGACGGTGTTGCATATACCATTTCGACAGCATGTTCCTCAAGTGCCAAAGCCTTAGCTGCAGGACAACGTCTGATCAATGCAGGACTTGCCGATGCGGTTTTGGTGGGCGGTGTGGATACCTTGTGTAAACTCACCTTAAATGGTTTTAATAGCTTAGAAAGTTTATCGAATAGTATTTGTCAGCCGTGTGGGCAACACCGAGATGGTATTAATATTGGTGAGGCAGCTGCTTTATTTCTGTTGAGTAAAGAAACAGCACCTGTGATGTTGATGTCAGCAGGTGAGTCGATGGATGCATGGCATATTTCAGCGCCGCATCCTGAGGGGCTTGGCGCAGCCAAAGCCATGCAAGCAGCATTAGAAATGGCAAATCTTCAAGCACAAGAGATTGGCTATTTAAATTTGCATGGCACAGCCACAGCACAAAATGATGCAATGGAAATTAAAGCGGTGCAGCACGTATTTCAAGATTATTTGGTGCCACTCAGCAGTACCAAACATAAAACGGGACATTGCTTAGGTGCAGCAGGGGCAATCGAAGCGATGATTTGTACACAGGTATTAAAAGATCAAACATGGTTGCCGTTGCATCAACATACTATTTTCGATGTTGAGATGGATGAGCAAAACTTTGTAGAAAATGCAAAATTACCTCATAAAATCAGCTATGTCATGTCAAACTCTTTTGCTTTTGGGGGGAGTAATATTAGCTTAATCTTTGGAACACAATTAGCATGA